The Gloeocapsopsis sp. IPPAS B-1203 genome contains a region encoding:
- a CDS encoding pentapeptide repeat-containing protein yields the protein MLNSATHNLYDVCKQFLQKDSCQRSLQLQQLGLARYADFLTQIHLNEANIACVMRFFQNPSRVKFPQLQGADLSNLILDHSNLIRGDLSSANLQGSSLVNADLIFANFTRANLRNANLTGATLNATIWLETIVENCNFGTGIGLTDIQRQNLIIRNAQFD from the coding sequence ATGTTAAATTCTGCAACTCATAACCTCTACGACGTGTGCAAGCAGTTTCTCCAAAAAGATAGCTGTCAACGTTCACTACAACTTCAGCAGCTTGGTTTAGCACGTTATGCTGATTTCTTAACGCAAATACACTTAAACGAAGCAAACATAGCTTGTGTTATGCGTTTTTTTCAAAACCCTAGTCGTGTCAAATTTCCTCAGCTTCAAGGTGCAGATCTATCTAATTTAATTTTAGACCACAGCAATTTGATTCGGGGCGATTTATCTAGTGCAAACTTGCAAGGTAGTAGTCTTGTTAATGCTGATTTAATATTTGCCAATTTTACGAGGGCAAACTTGAGAAATGCTAATTTGACTGGTGCAACATTAAATGCAACGATTTGGTTGGAGACGATAGTTGAGAACTGTAATTTTGGTACGGGTATTGGACTAACTGATATTCAGCGACAGAATTTAATAATACGTAACGCTCAGTTCGATTGA
- a CDS encoding MFS transporter, translating to MTYLPYFFQLSNRQVWFQAIGRLLYQTGYGLIQFYIPLIFVKQIGLSATAVGIGIGSGSLAGVIGHFLGGYLADSQYGRKKTLFISAILSIFAALVLVLTHNLPLLVVANLIMGLSAGCYWTAADAAVIDVTTSEQRHHAFAILVLADSIGNGLGVFSGGLLLTLVHRIEALFVLSGVLFLVFLVLIQVAIIETRHDTSHDTNTLQGFAIALKDRALRLFVVVNVLFTTYVALVSSTLPLYFTLLPQNTTQNTASSLTSVANLFTWCYVGLGAVLQLPLVQILGSLVKIKVLMISMLLWGTGFFLVWATGVDSSIRFALIVAAFSVLSVASIIYKPFAPAIVAELAPPSLRGVYLAISYQCWSIGYFIGPIVGGWAIDQPQNISHHSWLVVALSTLCGILALYVLARHKVTNESVVAVEESISIAR from the coding sequence ATGACTTATTTGCCCTATTTCTTTCAACTATCAAACCGACAAGTTTGGTTTCAAGCGATCGGTCGATTACTCTACCAAACAGGTTATGGGTTGATTCAGTTTTACATTCCGCTGATCTTCGTTAAACAAATAGGTTTATCTGCAACTGCAGTCGGAATTGGAATTGGTAGTGGTTCCCTTGCGGGTGTTATCGGTCATTTCTTGGGTGGCTATCTAGCAGATTCTCAGTATGGTCGTAAAAAAACACTATTCATCTCTGCTATTTTGTCAATCTTTGCTGCACTTGTTTTGGTGCTGACTCACAATTTACCACTGCTAGTTGTTGCAAACTTAATTATGGGTTTGAGTGCGGGTTGTTATTGGACTGCAGCTGATGCTGCAGTGATTGATGTAACAACTTCAGAACAGCGTCACCATGCATTCGCAATTTTAGTTCTAGCAGACAGTATAGGTAATGGTCTAGGAGTTTTTAGCGGGGGATTATTGCTTACCCTGGTTCATCGCATTGAAGCACTTTTTGTTTTGAGTGGAGTTTTGTTTCTTGTATTTCTGGTGCTCATTCAAGTTGCGATTATTGAAACACGGCATGACACTTCTCATGATACCAATACACTTCAAGGATTTGCGATCGCTCTCAAAGATCGCGCTCTGAGGCTATTTGTTGTTGTTAATGTTCTGTTTACTACTTATGTTGCTTTAGTTAGCAGCACTTTACCTCTATACTTCACATTGCTACCGCAGAATACAACTCAAAATACAGCAAGCTCATTAACAAGTGTTGCCAATCTATTTACATGGTGTTATGTCGGTTTGGGCGCAGTCTTACAGTTACCTCTTGTCCAAATTTTAGGCTCATTAGTAAAAATCAAAGTTTTAATGATTTCTATGCTATTGTGGGGGACAGGATTTTTCTTAGTTTGGGCTACTGGAGTAGATTCATCAATCCGGTTTGCATTGATAGTTGCTGCATTTAGCGTGTTATCAGTTGCCTCCATTATCTATAAACCTTTTGCTCCAGCAATTGTTGCCGAGTTAGCACCGCCTTCACTACGAGGAGTGTATCTAGCAATCAGCTACCAATGTTGGTCTATTGGTTATTTTATTGGTCCTATTGTTGGAGGTTGGGCAATAGATCAACCACAAAATATTTCTCACCATTCATGGTTAGTTGTCGCTCTAAGTACTCTTTGCGGTATTCTTGCTTTATATGTTCTGGCACGGCACAAAGTAACTAACGAATCTGTTGTGGCAGTCGAAGAGTCAATATCAATTGCTCGATAG
- a CDS encoding form I ribulose bisphosphate carboxylase large subunit, whose product MSYAQTKTQTKTGYQAGVKDYRLTYYTPDYTPKDTDILAAFRVTPQPGVPPEEAGAAVAAESSTGTWTTVWTDLLTDLDRYKGRCYDIEPVPGEDNQFICYVAYPLDLFEEGSVTNMLTSIVGNVFGFKALRALRLEDLRIPVAYLKTFQGPPHGIQVERDKLNKYGRPLLGCTIKPKLGLSAKNYGRAVYECLRGGLDFTKDDENINSQPFMRWRDRFLFVAEAIHKSQAETGEIKGHYLNVTAPTCEEMMKRAEFAKELDMPIIMHDYLTGGFTANTTLARWCRDNGVLLHIHRAMHAVIDRQKNHGMHFRVLAKCLRMSGGDHLHSGTVVGKLEGERGITMGFVDLMRENYVEQDRDRGIFFTQDWASMPGVMPVASGGIHIWHMPALVEIFGDDSCLQFGGGTLGHPWGNAPGATANRVALEACIQARNEGRSLAREGNDVIREAAKWSPELAVACELWKEIKFEFEAMDTL is encoded by the coding sequence ATGTCTTACGCTCAAACAAAGACTCAGACAAAAACTGGGTATCAGGCAGGGGTTAAAGATTACAGACTAACCTATTACACCCCAGATTACACACCTAAAGATACGGATATTCTAGCGGCGTTCCGCGTCACTCCTCAGCCTGGAGTTCCTCCAGAAGAAGCTGGAGCTGCTGTGGCTGCTGAGTCTTCCACAGGTACATGGACAACAGTGTGGACAGACTTATTAACCGACCTAGATCGCTACAAAGGTCGTTGCTACGATATCGAACCGGTTCCAGGTGAAGACAACCAGTTTATCTGCTACGTTGCTTACCCATTGGATCTGTTTGAGGAAGGTTCTGTTACCAATATGTTGACCTCGATTGTAGGTAACGTATTTGGTTTTAAAGCGCTACGTGCATTACGTTTGGAAGACTTGCGGATTCCTGTTGCTTATTTGAAAACCTTCCAAGGACCTCCGCATGGTATTCAAGTTGAGCGTGACAAACTAAACAAGTATGGTCGTCCATTACTAGGTTGTACGATCAAACCAAAGCTTGGTCTATCGGCTAAGAACTACGGACGTGCAGTTTATGAATGCTTGCGTGGTGGATTAGACTTCACCAAAGACGATGAAAACATTAATTCGCAGCCTTTCATGCGCTGGCGCGATCGCTTCTTGTTCGTAGCAGAAGCAATCCATAAATCTCAAGCAGAAACAGGTGAAATTAAAGGTCACTACCTCAATGTTACTGCTCCTACCTGTGAGGAAATGATGAAGCGGGCTGAGTTCGCTAAAGAACTTGATATGCCCATTATCATGCACGACTACTTAACTGGTGGTTTTACTGCTAATACCACTTTGGCGCGTTGGTGTCGCGATAACGGTGTCCTGCTACACATCCACCGTGCGATGCACGCAGTCATCGACCGTCAAAAGAACCACGGTATGCACTTCCGCGTATTAGCAAAATGCTTGCGGATGTCTGGTGGCGACCACTTACACTCTGGTACTGTAGTTGGTAAGCTTGAGGGTGAGCGCGGCATTACAATGGGCTTCGTTGACTTAATGCGCGAAAACTATGTAGAGCAAGATCGCGATCGCGGTATCTTCTTTACTCAAGATTGGGCTTCTATGCCTGGTGTTATGCCTGTAGCTTCTGGTGGTATCCATATTTGGCATATGCCAGCGCTAGTAGAAATCTTTGGTGATGATTCCTGCTTGCAATTTGGTGGCGGTACTCTGGGACATCCTTGGGGTAACGCGCCTGGTGCAACTGCTAACCGCGTCGCACTAGAAGCTTGTATTCAAGCTCGTAACGAAGGTCGCAGTTTGGCTCGTGAAGGTAATGATGTTATCCGCGAAGCCGCTAAGTGGAGTCCTGAACTTGCTGTTGCTTGCGAACTCTGGAAAGAAATCAAGTTTGAGTTTGAGGCAATGGATACACTCTAA
- a CDS encoding ribulose bisphosphate carboxylase small subunit, which produces MQTLPKERRYETLSYLPPLSDAQINKQIQYILNQGYIPGIEFNESSEPEQHYWTLWKLPLFGAKSTQEVLNEVQACRSQYSNCYIRVVGFDNVKQCQILSFIVHKPNQNSSYGGRY; this is translated from the coding sequence ATGCAAACTTTACCCAAAGAGCGTCGCTACGAAACCCTGTCTTATCTCCCACCTCTAAGCGATGCTCAGATTAATAAGCAGATCCAGTACATTCTGAATCAAGGTTATATTCCAGGAATTGAGTTCAACGAATCTTCTGAGCCAGAGCAACACTATTGGACACTTTGGAAATTACCTTTATTTGGTGCTAAAAGTACTCAAGAAGTACTCAACGAGGTTCAAGCTTGTCGTTCACAGTATAGCAATTGCTACATTCGCGTAGTAGGCTTTGATAACGTTAAGCAATGTCAAATTCTGAGCTTTATCGTGCATAAACCAAATCAAAATAGCAGCTACGGCGGTAGATACTAA
- a CDS encoding YciI family protein, producing the protein MPWFVKIEKGIVEKPEFDQHIPAHKAYVKELIANGHQARSGYWAQRGGGMMIFQAESLEEAKAIVAKDPLIQNGCVQYQLYQWQVVVE; encoded by the coding sequence ATGCCTTGGTTTGTCAAAATTGAGAAGGGCATCGTCGAAAAGCCGGAGTTTGACCAACACATACCTGCTCACAAAGCTTACGTCAAAGAATTAATTGCCAACGGACATCAAGCCCGTAGTGGCTACTGGGCACAGCGTGGCGGCGGCATGATGATCTTTCAAGCCGAATCACTTGAAGAAGCAAAAGCGATCGTGGCAAAAGATCCTTTAATTCAAAACGGTTGTGTGCAATATCAGCTTTACCAATGGCAAGTTGTAGTTGAGTAG
- a CDS encoding ribulose bisphosphate carboxylase small subunit, giving the protein MSYYISPRFLDKLAVHITKNFLDLPGIRVPVILGIHGRKGEGKTFQCGLVFERMGIEVIHISGGELESPDAGDPARLIRLRYREAAELIKVRGKMVALMINDLDAGAGRFDEGTQYTVNTQLVNATLMNIADNPTDVQLPGSYDSTPLHRVPIIVTGNDFSTLYAPLIREGRMEKFYWEPDRDDKIGIVGGIFSNDGLSSQEIAQLVDTFSSQAVDFFSALRSRIYDEQIRRFIHEIGVEHVSLRVVNSTEGSPIFKKPEFGLSRLIEQGNFMVQEQQRVDNSRLVHEYNQALYYANRNPISANRGQTPPQTKSAPENKTSVQPAAQPQIEQPTLESRKPTYFQPKQYEPSSLNPPRYNGFNTSMNRHNEVLTRRVGLATLEQVKNLIAQGYHIGIEYVDKRRFRTNSWQSCSPAIFGESEAVIALETCLDEHNGDYVRIFGVDPKNKRRIMETIVQRPDDN; this is encoded by the coding sequence ATGAGTTACTACATTTCTCCTCGTTTTCTTGATAAACTTGCAGTTCACATTACAAAAAACTTTCTCGATCTTCCAGGAATTCGAGTACCAGTGATTTTAGGTATTCATGGACGTAAAGGAGAAGGTAAAACATTCCAGTGCGGATTGGTTTTTGAGCGCATGGGAATTGAGGTTATCCACATTTCAGGCGGAGAACTTGAAAGTCCAGATGCTGGAGATCCAGCAAGGTTGATCCGTCTACGCTATCGCGAAGCCGCGGAATTAATTAAAGTGCGTGGCAAAATGGTTGCTTTAATGATTAATGATCTCGATGCTGGGGCGGGAAGATTTGACGAAGGAACGCAGTATACAGTCAACACGCAGTTAGTAAACGCTACATTGATGAATATTGCTGATAATCCTACTGATGTGCAACTTCCTGGAAGCTACGACTCTACGCCACTGCACCGCGTCCCAATTATCGTTACAGGCAATGACTTTTCTACTTTGTATGCACCACTGATTCGTGAAGGGCGCATGGAAAAGTTCTATTGGGAACCAGATCGCGACGATAAAATTGGTATTGTTGGGGGAATTTTCTCCAATGATGGACTATCTTCTCAAGAAATCGCCCAACTTGTTGATACCTTTTCCAGTCAGGCAGTGGACTTTTTCAGTGCGTTGCGATCGCGTATTTATGACGAACAAATTCGTCGCTTTATCCATGAGATTGGTGTAGAACATGTGTCATTACGTGTGGTAAATAGTACCGAAGGATCGCCAATATTCAAAAAACCTGAGTTTGGTTTGTCACGCCTGATTGAACAAGGCAATTTTATGGTTCAAGAACAGCAACGTGTGGACAATTCGCGCCTAGTTCATGAATATAACCAAGCTTTGTATTATGCAAATCGCAATCCGATTAGTGCTAACCGAGGACAAACACCTCCTCAAACCAAATCAGCACCAGAAAACAAAACGTCTGTACAGCCTGCTGCACAACCACAAATCGAGCAACCCACACTTGAATCAAGGAAACCAACGTATTTTCAACCAAAGCAATATGAACCTAGTTCTTTAAATCCGCCGCGCTATAACGGATTTAACACTTCAATGAACCGTCATAACGAAGTATTGACACGAAGAGTTGGTTTAGCAACATTAGAACAAGTCAAAAACTTAATTGCTCAAGGGTATCATATTGGTATTGAATATGTAGATAAAAGACGTTTTCGTACTAACTCATGGCAAAGCTGTAGCCCTGCGATTTTTGGTGAGTCAGAAGCTGTAATTGCCTTAGAAACCTGCCTGGATGAGCATAACGGCGATTATGTGCGGATCTTTGGTGTCGATCCTAAAAATAAGCGTCGAATTATGGAAACAATTGTACAAAGACCAGATGATAATTAG
- a CDS encoding 2'-5' RNA ligase family protein, whose product MAQITNRYFIALLPPLEIQNSVRDIQQHFAEHYNSRGALRSPPHITLQPPFLWEVERVNELESHLKNFVQQRSLVPIVLDGFGAFSPRVIYINVRKSPELLNAQADLMTHCELLGIVDPVSKTRPFAPHMTVAFRDLTRQNFKAAWTQFQHQQLYFEFIASGVTLLIHNGKWIVHTIFPFTFNN is encoded by the coding sequence TTGGCTCAAATAACCAATCGCTATTTTATTGCTTTATTGCCACCACTGGAAATTCAAAATTCTGTGCGAGACATCCAGCAACATTTTGCTGAACATTATAATAGCCGAGGTGCATTGCGATCGCCACCTCATATTACATTACAGCCACCATTTCTTTGGGAGGTTGAGCGTGTTAATGAACTAGAAAGTCATCTCAAAAATTTTGTTCAGCAGCGATCGCTAGTACCCATTGTCCTAGATGGATTTGGTGCTTTCTCACCACGTGTCATTTACATCAATGTACGCAAATCTCCAGAACTACTAAATGCGCAAGCTGACTTAATGACGCATTGTGAATTATTAGGAATTGTCGATCCTGTTTCTAAAACACGTCCTTTTGCCCCACATATGACAGTTGCATTTCGAGATTTAACGCGGCAGAACTTTAAAGCAGCATGGACACAATTTCAACACCAGCAGTTGTATTTCGAGTTTATAGCAAGTGGTGTGACGTTATTAATACATAATGGCAAGTGGATTGTGCATACTATTTTTCCATTTACTTTCAACAATTAG
- the panB gene encoding 3-methyl-2-oxobutanoate hydroxymethyltransferase, with the protein MPITTQQLIQWKQQGRTIVALTAWDYTTGRLLDKSGVDLILVGDSLAGMLGYETTIPLTLEEMLHHAKAVRRGVKNALVVFDLPFLTYQESFQQAMHSAGRALKEAGVQAVKIEGGYPAIVETVGHLVQAGVPVMGHIGLTPQSVHQLGLRQQGKTSTDSERLITEAIALEAAGAFSIVLEHIPSELAAQITQKLTIPTIGIGAGSGCDGQVLVTSDLLGLSEKQPPFAKMYANLSEAIAQAVQSFAVEVRDRQFPKK; encoded by the coding sequence ATGCCCATCACTACCCAGCAACTTATCCAATGGAAACAACAAGGGCGAACAATTGTCGCTCTTACTGCTTGGGATTACACAACAGGAAGGTTATTAGATAAATCTGGCGTAGATTTGATCTTAGTAGGTGATTCGTTGGCAGGTATGCTAGGTTACGAGACAACTATACCTCTGACACTAGAAGAAATGTTGCATCACGCAAAGGCTGTACGCCGAGGTGTGAAAAATGCGCTAGTTGTGTTCGACTTACCTTTTTTGACTTATCAAGAAAGCTTTCAGCAAGCGATGCATTCAGCGGGTAGAGCTTTAAAAGAAGCAGGGGTACAGGCTGTAAAGATTGAAGGTGGATATCCGGCAATTGTAGAGACTGTAGGGCATTTAGTCCAAGCTGGAGTTCCCGTAATGGGACATATTGGTTTAACCCCCCAATCAGTTCATCAGTTAGGGTTACGTCAACAAGGCAAAACATCAACAGATAGCGAAAGGTTGATTACTGAAGCGATCGCTTTAGAAGCTGCAGGCGCATTTAGTATTGTCCTAGAACATATTCCTTCAGAGTTGGCTGCTCAAATTACGCAGAAACTCACAATTCCTACGATTGGAATTGGTGCTGGTTCTGGATGTGATGGGCAAGTATTAGTCACGTCTGATTTGTTGGGTTTATCCGAGAAACAACCGCCTTTCGCCAAAATGTATGCCAATTTGAGTGAGGCGATCGCTCAAGCTGTACAGAGTTTTGCAGTGGAAGTACGCGATCGCCAGTTTCCTAAAAAGTGA
- a CDS encoding phasin family protein, whose translation MPGFGDVVQRAFYLGVGLASYAGEKAGVKLAELRSQAQKLADEMVSRGEMTTDEAKKFVEDLMQQAQQPSANEPSSGAQNREPRRIEILTDDEPTTVQQEDQDVDNLRQQVLGLQEELQRLKRQQ comes from the coding sequence ATGCCTGGATTTGGAGATGTAGTACAAAGAGCTTTTTATCTCGGCGTTGGGCTAGCTTCTTATGCAGGTGAGAAAGCAGGTGTCAAATTAGCAGAGTTGCGATCGCAAGCACAAAAGTTAGCCGATGAAATGGTTTCTCGTGGTGAGATGACCACTGATGAAGCCAAGAAATTTGTAGAAGATTTGATGCAACAAGCGCAACAACCCTCTGCAAATGAACCAAGCTCTGGTGCGCAAAATAGAGAACCACGCCGCATTGAGATCTTGACTGACGATGAACCAACTACAGTACAGCAGGAAGACCAAGATGTAGATAACCTGCGTCAGCAAGTATTAGGACTACAAGAAGAACTACAAAGACTGAAGCGACAACAATAA
- a CDS encoding chaperonin family protein RbcX yields MDLKKIAKDTAKTLSSYLTYQAMRTVLAQISETNPPLAFWLHRFSSQEVIQDGEAYINKLFQEKPDLALRIMVVREHIAQEVVDFLPEMVLLDIQQANMEHRRQHLERITQLESNPSYEEQATTETNLDNPSN; encoded by the coding sequence ATGGATTTAAAAAAAATTGCGAAAGATACAGCTAAAACGCTCTCAAGCTACCTGACTTATCAGGCAATGAGAACGGTACTAGCTCAGATCAGCGAAACTAATCCGCCTCTAGCATTTTGGCTGCATCGCTTTTCTTCTCAAGAAGTCATTCAAGATGGAGAAGCATACATCAATAAGTTGTTTCAAGAGAAACCTGATTTAGCTTTGCGGATCATGGTTGTCAGAGAACACATAGCACAGGAAGTTGTTGACTTTCTTCCTGAGATGGTTCTGCTTGACATTCAACAAGCCAACATGGAACACCGCAGACAGCACTTAGAGCGGATTACGCAACTTGAATCTAACCCCAGCTATGAGGAACAAGCAACAACTGAGACTAATTTGGACAATCCCTCCAATTAG
- a CDS encoding zinc-dependent metalloprotease → MKRLPLYIVLLQSLLFVGIKPAIAGIAAIPSQSQLTEIPTEDNPLQKLPPGVWVLQDDKPQRQPFVWVADNDKTAKQPFLQPVKDENKPNIPEYLVTKNTNKQADLQPFHEVVKDTTKVAGLYTLYTHKDTGKIYLEIKPQQLNQNFLGTITMESGIGERGIYSGMPLQDFLFYFRRVNNNLHFVVRNVNFRTSPGDPQARSLARSFSDSVLYALPIKSIHPQNQTILVDLGDLLLSDVPGLSSHLSTMLSVPYQLDSKKSHFGDAKAFPLNVEIESVYGFSSTNSSNPANLSTIPDSRALTLRVRYSFSELPKNSNYRPRLADERVGYFITAYQDFSNDDRSDPFVRYINRWDLEKQDPNAPLSLPKKPIVFWIENAVPLEYREAIKEGVLMWNQAFEKAGFKDAIQVKQMPNDAKWDPADVRYNTIRWINTVDGFFALGPSRVNPLTGEILDADILVDASFVRRLKHEYRNLIQQHQTQPTSLLSHMMGASGNLCTNELRQGDSQPTLASAAGIASPVPSRLSPLSQMAIEYDLCYGIEALNQFAIGSLALSLFQDTAPNSDQMKDYIHQYLRLIIAHEIGHTLGLRHNFRGSTLLQPEELNNTTVTQIRGLTTSVMDYIPPNLAPQGMQQGDYFPSVVGPYDVWAIQYGYTPTDAAHPIAEKPFLDEIAQRSAQSELAYATDEDLFDLDPEVNAWDNSSDVLRYSQWQLENSRVMWDRLHKRYPKTGESYAKLSELFDAVFLHYLRHTYYTTKYIGGQTFSRNHAGDPDGRLPFEPVPVEKQRQALATLEKYIFAADAFNFPPDLLNKLAPSRWRHWGSDVTLGRLDYPIHDSVNLMQSLVLKELLSGDRLVRLRDIELKSEAETVLTLPELFDTLQNDIWTEVIEPDRRNPDINSLRRALQREHLKILTAMVLRNSSVPEDARTLAWYKLRQLRGHLNRTLSRSNKFDEYTKAHLEETRDRIEKTLNAQMQSR, encoded by the coding sequence ATGAAGAGGCTACCATTATATATTGTATTACTACAAAGTTTATTATTTGTTGGGATTAAACCGGCGATCGCTGGGATTGCTGCTATACCTTCGCAGTCACAACTAACAGAGATTCCAACAGAGGACAACCCTTTGCAAAAGCTACCACCAGGAGTGTGGGTACTCCAAGATGACAAGCCACAGCGTCAACCGTTTGTTTGGGTAGCAGATAATGACAAAACGGCAAAACAGCCATTTTTACAACCTGTCAAAGACGAAAACAAACCTAATATTCCAGAATATTTAGTAACAAAAAATACAAATAAGCAAGCTGACTTACAACCGTTTCATGAGGTTGTTAAAGATACAACAAAAGTAGCAGGATTATATACTCTCTACACGCACAAAGATACAGGCAAAATTTATTTGGAGATCAAGCCGCAGCAGTTAAATCAAAACTTCTTGGGCACGATTACTATGGAATCGGGTATTGGCGAACGTGGAATTTATAGTGGAATGCCTTTACAAGACTTCTTATTTTATTTTCGTCGTGTTAACAATAACTTACATTTTGTAGTACGCAACGTAAACTTTCGGACAAGTCCTGGAGATCCGCAAGCGCGATCGCTAGCACGTTCGTTTAGTGATTCGGTTCTTTACGCTTTACCGATCAAAAGCATTCATCCCCAAAATCAAACAATTCTTGTAGATTTAGGAGATCTTCTCCTCAGTGATGTTCCAGGGTTATCGTCGCACCTGTCAACAATGCTGTCAGTTCCCTATCAACTTGACAGCAAAAAATCGCATTTTGGTGATGCTAAAGCTTTTCCCTTAAATGTTGAGATCGAGTCAGTCTATGGCTTTTCTTCAACCAATAGTAGTAATCCAGCAAATTTATCAACAATACCAGATAGCCGCGCCTTAACTCTGCGCGTCCGCTACAGTTTTTCTGAATTACCCAAAAACAGCAATTATCGTCCGCGTCTAGCTGATGAACGCGTGGGCTATTTTATTACAGCTTATCAGGACTTTTCCAATGACGATCGCAGCGATCCTTTCGTTCGTTACATTAATCGCTGGGATCTCGAAAAACAAGATCCCAATGCCCCGCTATCACTACCCAAAAAGCCGATTGTCTTTTGGATTGAAAATGCTGTTCCGCTAGAATACCGCGAAGCGATCAAAGAAGGCGTTTTGATGTGGAACCAAGCTTTTGAAAAAGCAGGATTTAAAGATGCTATACAAGTCAAGCAAATGCCTAATGATGCTAAGTGGGACCCTGCTGATGTGCGCTATAACACAATTCGCTGGATTAACACCGTCGATGGCTTTTTTGCTTTAGGACCATCTCGCGTTAATCCTTTAACAGGAGAAATCTTAGATGCCGATATTTTAGTTGATGCTAGCTTTGTCCGCCGACTTAAGCACGAATATCGTAATTTAATCCAACAACATCAAACACAACCAACATCATTACTATCTCATATGATGGGGGCTTCTGGTAATCTTTGTACCAATGAGTTACGCCAGGGTGACTCACAACCAACCTTAGCAAGTGCCGCTGGTATTGCCAGCCCAGTTCCTTCGCGTTTGTCACCGCTATCACAAATGGCAATAGAATACGATCTGTGTTATGGCATTGAGGCACTCAACCAGTTTGCGATCGGGTCCTTAGCACTATCGCTGTTTCAAGACACAGCACCAAACAGCGATCAGATGAAAGATTATATTCATCAATACTTACGACTCATTATCGCTCATGAAATAGGACACACTTTGGGTCTACGGCACAATTTCCGTGGTAGCACATTATTGCAACCAGAAGAATTAAATAATACAACTGTTACCCAAATTAGGGGTTTGACAACCTCGGTGATGGATTACATTCCACCAAATTTAGCACCACAAGGAATGCAGCAAGGAGATTATTTTCCCTCAGTTGTTGGTCCTTACGATGTTTGGGCAATTCAATATGGCTATACCCCAACTGATGCAGCACACCCGATCGCTGAAAAGCCGTTTTTAGATGAAATCGCACAGCGTTCCGCACAATCAGAACTCGCCTATGCTACTGATGAAGATTTGTTTGACCTCGATCCCGAAGTGAATGCTTGGGATAATAGTAGTGATGTGCTGCGTTACTCACAGTGGCAATTGGAAAACTCGCGTGTGATGTGGGATCGCTTGCATAAACGTTATCCAAAAACAGGAGAAAGTTATGCCAAATTGAGTGAGTTATTTGATGCGGTGTTTCTACATTACCTGCGCCATACTTACTACACAACGAAATACATTGGTGGGCAAACTTTCTCACGCAACCATGCTGGAGATCCTGACGGGAGACTACCATTTGAACCTGTACCTGTAGAAAAACAGCGTCAAGCGCTAGCAACATTAGAGAAATACATCTTTGCAGCGGATGCTTTTAATTTTCCACCCGATTTACTCAACAAATTAGCACCGTCACGATGGCGACACTGGGGTAGCGATGTCACGCTAGGGCGTCTTGACTACCCAATTCACGATAGTGTGAACTTGATGCAAAGTTTGGTACTCAAAGAGTTACTCTCAGGCGATCGCTTGGTTCGTTTGCGTGATATTGAACTCAAAAGTGAAGCTGAAACTGTATTAACGCTACCAGAGTTATTTGATACTCTCCAAAATGATATTTGGACAGAAGTCATCGAACCAGACCGACGCAATCCTGATATTAATAGTCTACGTCGTGCTTTACAACGAGAACACCTAAAGATTCTCACGGCAATGGTGCTACGTAACTCCTCTGTACCAGAAGATGCCCGTACACTTGCTTGGTATAAACTAAGACAACTTCGCGGTCACTTGAATCGAACTTTATCGCGCTCAAATAAGTTTGATGAATATACAAAAGCCCATTTAGAAGAAACACGCGATCGCATCGAAAAAACACTCAATGCTCAAATGCAATCGCGATAA